One Kineococcus aurantiacus genomic window carries:
- a CDS encoding amino acid ABC transporter ATP-binding protein yields the protein MSEPLVKALNVHKNFGHVEVLKGIDLDVHAGQVVCLLGPSGSGKTTFLRCINSLERIDAGRLWVDGELVGLAERGGRLHRLTDKEIARQRRDIGMVFQRFNLFPHMSALENVVEAPVRVRGVPKAEARRRALELLERVGLADRAQNYPAQLSGGQQQRVAIARALAMQPKLMLFDEPTSALDPELVGEVLAVMRELAADGTTMVVVTHEVAFARDVADEVVFMDGGVVVERGAPADVIGAPREERTRTFLARMLAGQPE from the coding sequence GTGAGCGAGCCGCTGGTCAAGGCGCTCAACGTCCACAAGAACTTCGGCCACGTCGAGGTCCTCAAGGGCATCGACCTCGACGTCCACGCCGGGCAGGTCGTGTGCCTGCTCGGCCCGTCGGGTTCGGGCAAGACGACGTTCCTGCGGTGCATCAACTCCCTGGAGCGCATCGACGCCGGCCGCCTGTGGGTCGACGGGGAACTGGTGGGCCTGGCCGAGCGCGGGGGCCGGCTGCACCGGCTGACCGACAAGGAGATCGCGCGGCAGCGGCGGGACATCGGCATGGTGTTCCAGCGGTTTAACCTCTTCCCGCACATGAGCGCGCTGGAGAACGTCGTGGAGGCCCCCGTGCGGGTGCGTGGGGTCCCCAAGGCGGAGGCGCGACGGCGCGCCCTGGAGCTGCTGGAACGGGTCGGGCTCGCCGACCGCGCGCAGAACTACCCGGCGCAGCTGTCCGGCGGGCAGCAGCAGCGCGTCGCGATCGCGCGGGCGCTGGCCATGCAGCCCAAGCTCATGCTGTTCGACGAGCCGACCTCCGCGCTGGACCCCGAGCTCGTGGGTGAGGTGCTCGCCGTCATGCGCGAGCTCGCCGCCGACGGGACGACGATGGTCGTCGTCACGCACGAGGTGGCCTTCGCGCGGGACGTGGCCGACGAGGTCGTCTTCATGGACGGCGGGGTCGTCGTCGAGCGCGGGGCACCCGCCGACGTCATCGGCGCCCCGCGCGAGGAACGCACCCGGACGTTCCTGGCCCGCATGCTCGCCGGTCAGCCGGAGTAG
- a CDS encoding amino acid ABC transporter permease, with translation MSTPAPGRDGDRPGRIDAVEVRHPWRWVALAVIAVLTLMLAHLLVTNENFDWPFTLEVMNQTIVIRGFLVGTLFTTVCAMVIGIVGGVLLAVLRLSDNKALAWFAWTFTWFFRAVPRYVLLSVTGGLGALFATGLSIGVPFDFLLAQWFGTPDLRLLTVSQTTLFALFGGVFGGIVGLGVSEAAYMAEIARAGLLSVDRGQHEAAEALGMSKRLAMRRIVLPQAMRVIVPPTGNEVIAMLKDTSLLAAIPVSTELFFRVSQIKNRTFEVMAGNMAAVLYYLIATSILMVGQYFLEKRFSRGYGGTAPQRPAAAGVSMGPGGAK, from the coding sequence GTGAGCACGCCGGCCCCGGGCCGGGACGGGGACCGTCCCGGCCGCATCGACGCCGTCGAGGTGCGCCACCCCTGGCGGTGGGTGGCGCTCGCCGTCATCGCGGTGCTCACCCTCATGCTCGCCCACCTGCTGGTGACCAACGAGAACTTCGACTGGCCGTTCACCCTCGAGGTGATGAACCAGACGATCGTCATCCGCGGTTTCCTCGTCGGCACCCTGTTCACCACGGTGTGCGCCATGGTCATCGGGATCGTCGGCGGCGTGCTGCTGGCCGTCCTGCGGCTGTCCGACAACAAGGCGCTCGCCTGGTTCGCGTGGACGTTCACGTGGTTCTTCCGCGCCGTCCCCCGCTACGTCCTGCTGTCGGTCACCGGCGGTCTGGGCGCGCTGTTCGCCACGGGCCTGTCGATCGGCGTGCCGTTCGACTTCCTGCTCGCGCAGTGGTTCGGGACCCCGGACCTGCGGCTGCTCACGGTGTCCCAGACCACGCTGTTCGCCCTGTTCGGCGGGGTCTTCGGCGGCATCGTCGGGCTGGGGGTGTCCGAGGCGGCGTACATGGCCGAGATCGCCCGCGCCGGGCTGCTCAGCGTCGACCGCGGGCAGCACGAGGCCGCCGAGGCCCTCGGCATGTCGAAGCGGCTGGCGATGCGCCGGATCGTGCTGCCGCAGGCGATGCGGGTCATCGTCCCGCCCACCGGCAACGAGGTGATCGCCATGCTCAAGGACACCTCGCTGCTGGCCGCGATCCCCGTGTCCACCGAGCTGTTCTTCCGGGTCAGCCAGATCAAGAACCGGACGTTCGAGGTGATGGCGGGGAACATGGCCGCGGTCCTGTACTACCTCATCGCGACGTCGATCCTCATGGTCGGCCAGTACTTCCTCGAGAAGCGGTTCAGCCGCGGCTACGGGGGGACCGCGCCGCAGCGCCCGGCCGCGGCCGGGGTCTCGATGGGCCCGGGGGGTGCGAAGTGA